GCGAAGTCGATGACCTGCAAGGCGCCGGGATGCTGGATCAAGCGCTTGATGTAATTGGTGACCACTTGCTCGGGGCTGATCAAAACGTCGACCGGGATCGCCTCGTTCTGGAACAGCTGTTCTTCCCGAGTCAGATACGACGCCTCGCGGACCCGGGCAATTTTCGTCGGTGTGTGGAACAGCGTGTGGGCGACCTGGCAGGCGACCATGTTGGTTTCGTCGCTGTTGGTCACCGCCACCAGCATGTCGGCGTCGTCTGCACCGGCCTGACGCAACACCGTGGGCAGCGAGCCGCGTCCCTGCACGGTGCGGATGTCGAGGCGGTCACCGAGATCGCGCAGGCGCTCGCCGTCGGTGTCGACCACCGTAATGTCGTTGGCCTCGCTGGCCAAATGCTCGGCCAGCGAACCGCCGACCTGTCCTGCACCGAGGATGATGATTTTCATCCAGTCACTCCGTTGAATCCGTTTAGCCGCGCGCGGCAGCGATCTTGATCAGCTTGGCGTAGTAGAAGCCGTCATGCCCGCCCTGTTGGGCCAGCAATTGGCGACCATGCGGTTGTTTGATCCCGGCCGTGGTGGCCAGGTCCAGTTCGCGGGCGCCGGGGGTGCGTTCGAGGAACGCGGCAATGACTTCGGTGTTCTCGGTCGGCAACGTCGAACAGGTTGCGTAAAGCAGGATGCCGCCGACCTCAAGGGTCTTCCACATCGCGTCGAGCAGTTCGCCCTGCAATTGCGCGAGAGCTACGATGTCGTCGGATTGACGGGTCAGCTTGATGTCCGGATGGCGGCGGATAACGCCAGTGGCCGAGCACGGCGCATCGAGCAGGATGCGCTGGAACGGTTTGCCGTCCCACCATTGTTCGGTAGCGCGACCGTCGGCGGCGATCAGTTCAGCATTCAAGCCGAGACGTTCGAGGTTTTCTTTAACTCGCACCAGCCGTTTGGCTTCCAGGTCCACCGCCACCACGCCGGCCAACCCCGGTTCGGCTTCGAGGATGTGGCACGTCTTGCCGCCCGGCGCGCAGCAGGCGTCTAGCACGCGCTGCCCCGGCGCCAGATCGAGCAGATCGGCGGCCAGTTGCGCCGCTTCGTCCTGCACACTGATCCAGCCGTCGGCGAAACCCGGCAGGCTGCGCACATCGGCAGCTTCTTCGAGGATGATGCCGTCGCGGCTGTAGACACACGGCGCGGCAGCAATTCCGGCCTCAGTCAATAACGCCAGGTAAGCATCGCGGCTGTGATGGCGGCGGTTAACGCGCAAAATCATCGGCGGATGCGCGTTATTCGCTGCGCAGATGGCTTCCCACTGTTCCGGCCAAAAAGCCTTGAGGGATTTCTGCAACCATCGCGGGTGAGCGGTGCGCACCACCGGATCGCGTTCCAGCTCGGCGAAAATTGCTTCGTGTTCGCGCTGGGCGTTGCGCAGTACCGCGTTGAGCAGACCTTTCGCCCAGGGTTTTTTCAGTTTGTCCGCGCAGCCGACGGTTTCGCCGATGGCGGCGTGGGCCGGCACGCGGGTGTAAAGCAGTTGGTAAAGACCGACCAGCAGCAACGCCTCGACATCAGCGTCGGCGGTTTTGAACGGTTTCTGCAGGAGTTTTTCCGCCAGCGCCGACAGCCGTGGCTGCCAGCGCGCGGTGCCGAACGCCAGATCCTGGGTGAAGCCGCGATCACGATCTTCGACTTTGTCCAGTTGCGTCGGCAGGGAGCTGTTCAGCGAAGCCTTGCCGCTGAGCACGGCGGCGAGTGCCTTGGCGGCGGCCAGACGCGGATTCATTGCGCGTCCACCGCTGCGCCGAGCACAGTGCCAACGGCGAATTTCTCGCGACGGCTGT
This window of the Pseudomonas fluorescens genome carries:
- the rsmB gene encoding 16S rRNA (cytosine(967)-C(5))-methyltransferase RsmB; translated protein: MNPRLAAAKALAAVLSGKASLNSSLPTQLDKVEDRDRGFTQDLAFGTARWQPRLSALAEKLLQKPFKTADADVEALLLVGLYQLLYTRVPAHAAIGETVGCADKLKKPWAKGLLNAVLRNAQREHEAIFAELERDPVVRTAHPRWLQKSLKAFWPEQWEAICAANNAHPPMILRVNRRHHSRDAYLALLTEAGIAAAPCVYSRDGIILEEAADVRSLPGFADGWISVQDEAAQLAADLLDLAPGQRVLDACCAPGGKTCHILEAEPGLAGVVAVDLEAKRLVRVKENLERLGLNAELIAADGRATEQWWDGKPFQRILLDAPCSATGVIRRHPDIKLTRQSDDIVALAQLQGELLDAMWKTLEVGGILLYATCSTLPTENTEVIAAFLERTPGARELDLATTAGIKQPHGRQLLAQQGGHDGFYYAKLIKIAAARG